Below is a window of Pseudomonas eucalypticola DNA.
ACTGCCGGCCAGTTACCTGGACTGCCTGCCTCGCGAACTGTCCGGCGGCCAGCGCCAGCGCGTGGCCATTGCACGGGCCCTGGCGTTGAAACCGGACCTGTTGTTGCTGGACGAACCGGTGTCGGCGCTGGACGTATCGGTGCAGGCGCAGATCCTGGACCTGCTGCGCGGTTTGCAGGCTGATTTGGGCGTGGCGTATGTGCTGGTGTCCCACGACCTGGCGGTGGTCGCCAGCCTCGCCCATGAAGTGGTGGTGCTGCGGCGTGGCGAGGTGGTGGAGCAAGGGCCGGCGAGCCGGGTGCTGGGACGGCCGGCGGATCAGTATACGCGCGAGTTGCTGGAGGCGATCCCGGGGCGCGGGGTGTTGGTTTAGAAGACTCCGTGGGGAGGTCCGCCTCCCCTACAACCGGTCGAGAATCAATAAATGCCACTGTTTCCAAAAACGCGACCGCTCGTCAAAAAACAAAATGAAACATATCGACCCTATGCGACTGTTCATCTACCAACTAAGGAAATTTCCTACTTTATTATCAGAGCCCTCCTAAAGCTTTTTTACGATAAGACGGAAAAGCCTGCCACTAGTATTAAATTTCATATTTGACCTACGCGCACCTCGGAGTTGCCCGTAAGACGGGTACTACAATACGGTGATTCACCTCATTGAACCAATAGCCCCGCCCCCTCACCGCAGTTGACTTGCCCTACATTCGAAACTAAAGATATGCACCTAAGCGCTGGGGAGTAGGCTTAGTTCACTGGCCCCTCTTTGTGTTCAATTCAATACCCTCATCTGCTCCGCTTTATTTGCTTATTGCAAATCTGTGGCAGCGCCACAACTCCCCCTGGAATCCGTAAAAGCCAAAGATGAACCCCGACCGTTTGAAAACAATGGTGCCCTTTCCATGACCCCATCCCTACCACGACGCGTTGCATCCCTTACTTTGATTTTCGCCCTGGAGCAAATAAGAGAGCCCCTTTCACTCATATGGACCATCATTTCACCCGCGGCGCTTTTCTACCTTCTGTCCTATAACCGTCATTCCGCAGCACTGCTTGACTACACCGTGGCGACCGCCTGGTTCTACGCCTACATCGCCTCAAGCGTGGCCTTTTTCGGCTTCTGCTTCTACTTGATCGGCCGGAGGGAAAGTGGTTTCGTGCGGTCATTCATGCACACCCGCACCGCGAAAGCCGTGTTCCTTGCCAGCCATTTCATCAGCTACTCCCTCGTGTCGCTGTTGTACGCCTGCGCTTTCTATCTGATCACCAAGCCTGCATTCGGCCCCTATGACCTTCAAGAGGCGGTTTCCCTCACCCTTCGCTTTTACGTGTGCTTCCTGGGTTTCTGCACTCCGGCTTTGCTGCTTGCCAATGCCCGCTTGAAATTCCAGACCGCCAACACCTTGATTTCCGTGCTGCTGTTCTGCGGGATCATGACGGCACTGATGGGCACGCAAGCCGGGAGCCCGACCGTGCAGTGGTTCACCGCGCTGAATCCGTTTGTGGTGGCCAAACGGGTGATGGAAGCTTCCCAGGTTCCATTCGTGGCCCTGGGCTGCAGTGCGGCGCTGCTACTGGGGGCGGCGCTGGTCACGATAAAAACCTTCCGGACCAACCCCGTATGGAGCCGCTATTGATGATCAGCGCCAGGGACATCAGCCTTCGTTTCGCCCACAAGATCATTTTCGATCGCGCGAACATCGATATTGGTCGGCAACAGATAACCGGCATTATCGGGCCGAATGGCGCGGGGAAAACCACGTTCTTCGACCTGCTCTGCGCCATTCGCCAGCCGGACTCCGGTACGCTCGACGTCAACTGCGCGGCGCGCTCCTATCTGTCGCAGACATTGGGCATGCCAGCGAACCTGACGATGCGCGAGGTTTATGAGCTGGTGGCTGTGCTGTCCTGCAACCGTGCGGTTTCCATGCGCGACACGCTGGCGAAGTTCGAGCGCTGGGACCCGTTCCTTGCCGGCAAGTATGCCGCCACCTTGAAGAAACGCCCGGCCTACTGCAGCTACGGGGAGATCAGGTTCTTCTTCACGTTGTCGCTGCTGTCGCTACCCAACGAGTTGATTATCCTGGATGAGCCCACGGCAGGCGTGGACCCTGAGTCGAGGCATTACATCTGGTCGATGCTGCGCAAGGCAAGGGACGAGGGCGCGACGATTGTGGTGTCTTCCCACCACATCCATGAAATCACCGAACACTGCGATGTGTTCCATCTGATTCATCGGCGCAGGTTCCTGAAATTCAGCAGCGGGCAGGCGTTTCTCGACCATTTTGCTGAAGCCACCCTGGATGAAGCGTTCATCCAGGGTGCGCGAAGCGGGTAACGGTTGCAGCGGGCCCGGGGGAACGGCCGGGTCCGCTGCAGGGAGGGGTGACGAACTCAGGCGGCCAGGGTGGCGCCGCCGTCGACTACCAGGTCTTGCAGGGTGACATGGCTGGCCAGGTCCGAGGCCAGGAACAGCACCACGTTGGCGATTTCATCCGGCGTAGCGATCTTGCGCAGCGGGATGCCGAGCTTGTAGTGCTCCGGCAAGCCGGCGACCAGGCGGTCGAAACCCTG
It encodes the following:
- a CDS encoding AAA family ATPase, encoding MISARDISLRFAHKIIFDRANIDIGRQQITGIIGPNGAGKTTFFDLLCAIRQPDSGTLDVNCAARSYLSQTLGMPANLTMREVYELVAVLSCNRAVSMRDTLAKFERWDPFLAGKYAATLKKRPAYCSYGEIRFFFTLSLLSLPNELIILDEPTAGVDPESRHYIWSMLRKARDEGATIVVSSHHIHEITEHCDVFHLIHRRRFLKFSSGQAFLDHFAEATLDEAFIQGARSG
- a CDS encoding ABC transporter permease translates to MTPSLPRRVASLTLIFALEQIREPLSLIWTIISPAALFYLLSYNRHSAALLDYTVATAWFYAYIASSVAFFGFCFYLIGRRESGFVRSFMHTRTAKAVFLASHFISYSLVSLLYACAFYLITKPAFGPYDLQEAVSLTLRFYVCFLGFCTPALLLANARLKFQTANTLISVLLFCGIMTALMGTQAGSPTVQWFTALNPFVVAKRVMEASQVPFVALGCSAALLLGAALVTIKTFRTNPVWSRY